The genomic segment TAAAGCAGGCAAAGCAGGAATGTTATGAGCATCCTAGTTTACACTGGCATCATCTTACTGCCTGTGGCTCATTAGGTGTATTTTACTTGCACAGTGCAGAAAGGCTCCCCACTGTCTGCAGTTTCTATGTGTGCATCTCAGCTGAGCCTCAGGTAATCGGTGTGACTCCCTCCTCCTAAATGGGACTATCACAGCGGGGCAAGGTAACTCAGCCCCTCATCACCAGAACAGGTCCTGATATTAAACCTGGCAGCTGTACTGTCACAGCATGAAATCTAAGACGACAAGCACTATGGGCCCTAATACCCAGTCAATGTGCTTTCTGCTTAGCCTTGTTAGGCCCACCAAAAGTCAGCCTTTCCACTCTAATTGTTTTGTTACATAACAGAActcctttttctccaaaaaaacGTGACCGACCCTGTCCATGCACCAAGGAATTTGGTTTACTACACGGAGACCAGAGGGCCTTGGGTCATTTCGtctcattttaaatgcatgTCCACTTTTCCTATGTGGTGCAATCTTATAGAAAATTTGTCTCCCACTAtgctttgagttaaaaaaaagtgtggacTCTATTCATACTAatttattgtgttattattaGAAAATAGTGCTGATATTCCTAATAAGATACAACTGAAAAATGTGGATTCTACAGTATGAGATATGAATGAACCAAATAGACCCACTCAGCAGGGAAGTtccattaaagttttttttttgattagcTGATAATGTCCTGCGGGTCACAGGTGTTCTGGAGGAAAAATCATTTTGCAGCAGAGGCCCTCGAATAGAAATGTCGGCCGTTTATTATCAGTATTGAATCAGGTAAGTGTAACAACAAAAGGGAACATAATGTGACAGCTGAGTTATGCCGGGCAATTACATTCAGGCTATTAAAACCTGCACGGATGCCTCAGTGAAAACAAGGTATATTgctcaacaacagcaacagtcaGCACTCAGTGAGAAAtgctgtgggaaaaaaaaaacaacctttttctATCTCTGTGTCTTCTGTGGTTGGCTTCTAccacaaactgtttattgtgCTTTGTATGACGCTCGGTGTACTTGCCTCACATGTAGTAACATGCAAATTCGAAAGATTATCTGAAGTGCAAGAGGTCATACACCGGCGAGGGACTGATATATAACCGTGGTGTTATACGCAACAAATACATGTCTGTGTTACCTTAAACTATCCTCGGACGGATCCTTGTTTACCCCACACATCAGGGTGAACTGCTGTGtgataaaaactaaaagaaaaaagaaagtagtaTGGcatatgaataatttaaaaaaaaaaaaatgtcccccTGAGGATTTTTAAGCTGTTTTCTAAGCAGGAAAAGCAACCTGGAATTACTGGAGTTGTGAAATGATGGAGCCAGGAAAAGGTTTACGGAAAATTTCTCGGTAAACACAGGAAAAGGGCTGAATTTGGACCACTGCGGGCCGGTGCATTATACTTTTTCACCAGTAGATACCGATAGAGTTCAGATATAGACTGAGGGGAAATTTACCGGGAGAGCCGATGGAAAAGTACCCATCCAGCGGAGCCTAGGTATATGTGATTATGGAGCGGGACGTCCCGTTATAGCTTGTCCTATTATAACTCATGGGAACAAAATGTCATTGCTGCCATTACAATGGGAGAAATCAGGGACGTTTTGCGGACTGATTTTAAGTCGCACAAGTTTTCCGCTGGAAAATCCAAGACTTGGCAGACGAAGACGTTTAAAACGTCGTACTCTAAAGTCGCTGGTTAAACAAGTCCAGTGATTCACGTGAAAATCAGCTGAGACAGTTGCGATGTTTTGTTGCTATGAGTTCGGCTGAATTTTCGGTCTGCGGGATGACGGCAGAGGCAGCGGCAGCCGGGAAGTTCAGAAACGGGGCAGATCTGGTGCTGCATTCAAGCGCTCCTCTTAAGGTCGTTATTTCGGAAAGCGCGTTTGTTTACTAGTAACGAGGTGAAATGCAACCtaaaatggtattttttttttacggtggcttttgttttgtttataagtTAAAAGGTAGAGAGGTGTGCTTTGAACTGCGTTGCAGAATACAGATGACGGATGAATTATTTTGGTTGACACGAAGACACAaagttgttttgtctttcattgGTTGTTAACGAGATCCATCCTTCTGACCGTAGTAATCATAGAATAACAACCAGAAATCAGAATACAAATCTATCACACTATCAAACAAGCATGGATTACTTTCAAAGAGCCCATCAAACACCTACCACACTTCTGTATTTATTATCTGTACCCAGTGTTTGTACAGTAGTGGTGCACGTTCTCATACgatccactttaaaataatgaatgaactttttttttttttttttttaaataatctcaTAGCCGACAAAATGTCGTGACGAAAAAAGTTTCAATTAAAgttaaagtagaataaaatgtaattattaagTAACACTGTTATTCTTTCTGCAAAATACAGTGGTTCACTCTATCGCATCATATTTTACGGCTTTGTATGTTACATTTGAATCTTTATTCTGTACAATAGCAtcgacagagagggaaaaacaacaTCCCAGAGTTGTAGCGTAAAAGTCAAAGTTTCACAGAGCCGGCCTCGTGAGTACTTCATTATTAGTACGTGACCAAgtgtgctttgtttttccaccCTCTGGgtttattatgtaaaaagttggtgtgtgtatgtgtgtgtgtctgtgtgtgtgtgtgtgtgtgtgtgtgtgtgtgtgtgtgtgtggggttatTTATTCAGCTCCTGCATCGTCCAGTTCCCCAAAGTCTGTTTTTCCGACGGCACGGAAAAGCACCATATGAGCTTGACCCGCCAACTCGTTTGACTAATGTATGCGCGCGTCAGATGACGTCAGGGGAGCCAGCCGTTCAAATAGCAGCCGGTGGCAGAAATAGCATCAGACAGTCGCTCGTAAAAGCCGGCGAAGCCAACACACGGACACAGCACTGAGCTCAGCCCGCACCAGCGAGGTAGTGCGCCGCTACTAAAGACCAAACCACTCCGGATATACACTTAGGTGACCAACCAGTCGCAAACGTGGCGAGAAGTATAATCCAAACGAGTCTGGTACTCAACATGAGCACGGAGATGTTCGCCAAAACGCCCATGGAGGTGGCCGTCTACCAGTTGCACAacttctccatctccttcttctcctcgcTGCTCGGGGGAGACGTCGTATCGGTCAAACTTGACAACAGGTAATTTATCCGACGCGGTCGCCCCCATGCCCGCAGTGCAGTGTTTCCTCGCAAGTCTGTTTTGAATCGTTGTAAATAAATCGAGCCTGTTTCTCATTCGACCACGGGCGTCCTCTGCACCGTAGTTTCCTATAGCGGTCCGGGAATAAATGTGTGCGTTGTCCCGTCATTGTGGGTAACCGCCGACGGCCAAACGCCCCCGAATGCTCTCGGCCCCAGCTGTGCCCCTGTCTGTCGCTGTTTACTTGGACTTGGAGCAGATACAGTATCTGTCGCTGTTTAGCCTGTGACTGAGCCTCAGACTTGGCCACGGGCTCACGCACTCTGAGCTCGTTACACAGtaacctaaataaaaaaaaagcccaatcTAACTCTCAACATGCAGTTTATAGTCAACGAAATATAAACTAGACAACAGCTGGCGGAAACAGTTTTACTTCTTGTTTCCCGGGCTCTCGCTTTCACTGTCGCAGAGCGGTGACTTCGGGAATAGTGTGGAAACGAGTTGGCTCTGAGCGAGCAGCAGTCGTGGCTGTAAACTCAGGTTCATTTATTCATCCCCTTTGTCTTGTCTTCTGCAGTGCCTCTGGTGCTAGCGTTGTGGCCATCGACAACAAGATCGAACAGGCGATGGTAAGCccagataacacacacacacacacaaacacacaaacacacacaaacaccagagaAACCAAACACTTGAAACCAAGTGTTTTCAAATCCCAATAGAAGGCACGATTAGCATTTAACAATGAGCTGATGCGTTCACTCAAATGGATTTATAATAACTAGTGATTTAGACAGGGTACTAGCAGACCCACATTGTCTACGACAAATATCAAACCTTTTAGATGGTCGTCGATTTTGTCCTGAGAATCGTACGGCAGCATGTGTGGTATAGTTTGAATCCACTGACCTGCCCAGAAATGCCATTTCCCCCATGCATTCTTCACAAAACCAGCTCTCCGCGAATGCACTGGGGAGCCCCTGTTATGTGAAGGTAGCACAGGCTACTGTTTGCTTCATACACGTGACAAAGTACAACAAGGGCAGGGGCTGATGATAggaagtccaaaaaaaaaaaaaaaaacagagactgaTTGAAATTCTGCAGCACAGAATTATGGAAAACAACCCTGTGTCAGAGTTGCGTCATACTTTTCTGTATACAGTATCTTACATGAGATCCATGCAAGTGAACAGAAATAATAGTAAATATCATTTGACAGCGAACTTTCCTGGTAAACCTCATCATTGTTCTAGAACATGCATCAGATGTGAAACTAAGCAGCTCAGTCTTACGAGTCTGAGGCTCGCGCTGTCTTTATATCTCAACTGATccgcctcttcttcttcatcgCGACAGGATCTTGTCAAGAACCACCTGATGTATGCTGTGCGCGAGGAGGTGGAGATCCTCAAGGAGCAGATCAAGGAGCTGGCGGAGAAGAACAACCAGCTTGAGAGGGAGAACTACCTGCTGAAGAACCTGGCTAGTCCAGAACAGCTGGAGAAGTTCCAGTCTCGCATCCCAACAGATGTGCTGTTACCCCTGGATAATCAGAGTGCCCAGGTGACCCCtgaccagcaccaccaccagcagcagctccagcagctccagcagctgcagcagcagcagcagcagcagcaacagaccTGCCAACACAGCACTGGCTCTGCTGTATAAGTGGCTCTGCCTTGGGGCGGGCAGAGCCACTGTCTCCTTACAGTAATGGACCTCCATTTgaattaaagtattaaaaaatagCCACTGAGAACCCTTCGAAAAAACGAAGGTGGAGCATCGGGGCTGTAAATGATCGATGGGACACAAAAAGAACTGCTGACACTGATAAGCACAAGACAGAACTTAAGGTGCTCTGACCAGTGCGGTGTCAGGCCCGTCCTCTGATACCGCCCAACTCTTTGTCGTAGTCACTCTTTGTAGACAAGAGCGCTAAGAATAGAGAGAGGGCTGACTAGTCACCGACCAGCGCTTGCTTCAGACTGAGGGGGGGGGATGTTTCCCTGCCTAGCCAAACCCTTCCAACAAACACCCTTTTGCTTTAGAGAGCGGGGTGAGGAGGTGTTGATCAGGCTGGCCCTGCAGGTGCTATCTTGGAAAAGTGTGTGGGAGTTTGCTCCCTGCTCACCCAGAGGAGACCCATCTGAGAGGGTCCTCCGAGTCTCAACGAGAAGAGCCCCATCTTGCAGATTTGCCCCGGTCTCAAAATACAAGTTTCAACGACGCCCAGCCACACATTTCAGCCACACAACAAGGACTTTTCCTGTACCTGCAATGTATTACTCGTGTGTTCATGTACATTTGTTCATGCCTAACAACAATAATCAACAGGATAAGCTAAGGCAAGAGAGGTGGAGGTTAATGCAGTATAGCCTGTTAGAGCTGGTGGACCGCTGCAGTAGACTCATCAGTATACTGAAATGattcagaaaatgtaatctCGTGTTGTCTGCAGATGGGGCTTGCTGCTTATGGGGGAAATTAATCCTGCTatatcttctgtttttgtttgtgattctGAACAAAAATCAGTCGTTGTAAAATAGGAGCATTGTACAGTGGtcttaaaagatttttttttttggtttttttttgtatagtaGGCCGACAGGCATATCTGCCCACCTTGTTTGCCTGGCTCCTTACGGTAAAGGATAACTACAATGTACATAGCGTTGAAACGTCCTGAGGTAAACGCAATGGAGATGGTGAGCAGGCTGACCCCCTGCATTTCCTCGCTGCAGATGCACTCCTGACTTTTTAGCAGCGTCGTCCAGTATCTGGTCCGTTTTAATGCTCCCATGCCAACTTGAAAACGATGGCATGACAACAGTGCCTGTCCGTAGTAAGAGAGGAACACGTTTCCACATTGaactctgttgttgttgttgttgttttctagCTACCAAagactttgccttttttttttttttttttttttgtcaacaacaacagaagCCGAGCAAACCAGGACCATGTGTAAAACTTCACAGGGAGAAGTCTTGTTTGTAGTTAGTGCTAAAGTTTCCATGTGTTTTGTAAAGATAACGGTATTGTTGCTGTACAGTATCCTTGAAACGGTTGTTCACTATGGTGTTAGGATACGACTGCACATTTGCAATAAACCTTATGTTTacataatacaatacaatgatACACTGTTTTTTGTCCGTTCCATGCACAACACAGATATACATAAAAGCCACTATTGGATCAGAAGTTTAAAATCTGACATCTCTGGAGATCCATCAGAGAGAGACTACGTGAAAGAAGGAAGAATTCACGATCAactttgtaatttttcagtaaTATGGAAATGCACTAATACACTGCTCACACATCGGAGCAGGCCTGATTTGCTTTTTACATTTCCCTTCTGGTAATGTTTTGAAGGTTACTTATTCCATGCAATGGAGAAATGTGTTCACTGGAAATCCAGTCAGGAAAGATGGACGACGCACCCAggatgatttcattttctggGGCTGAAATAAGAGAATCGCTGTGAAATCCCTCTCATTTGAATTTCAGAGTAAACAACTTATTGTCTGTTCATGAAAGTAACTTTGCATTCTTAGACGTTGGAGCAACTCCATCACAAGGCCCCTGAATGTATGCttgctgattttctgtttaGCTTTGTGAGGCTTGTTTATGTTCAAGGTCAGTATGACTAGTATGTGCTTTGTACAATTCAGCACAATGCTGCAGTGAGCCACAACGCTCCTGCTTCAGACAGCACGTCGGCTCCTCAGACCTAGgtcaagaaaaagacaaatctaATTGTTTTACtaagattaagatttttaagaaaaaagaagttcAACATTAGTAGgtacacaaacttttttttttttttttttttttttccaaagtcaaAAACAGGGTGACCACTAATGATAGTGAAGTAATAATAGCTGGTTGCCAGTGGGTTGGAatctgccagaaaaaaaaacagtttgtccTAGCAGCATTTCCCTTCAGACAGATTGGCAGCCAGTCAGTGCAGCCTGCGTGTAATTTGATATGTTGTGGCTTCCCTGGTGCGTAGACCAGGCTCACGTCCATCTATCGTTGAGAAGAGAGACACTCAGCCCGGGGCcagaaccaccaccaccaccacagatCAAATAGCACTAGAGTAAACACAGTGTCTTCCCCATTGCTCTGTTTTACACATGAAACTGTGGTCTCTCGAGGTGTTTTCTGTCAAAACAACTGATTCTCTGTGATACCGACGGTCTTGATCAATACTGCTTCTCCGAAATGCAATTCTGTATTTAATTAGTGTCAGGTGGGATGTGCGGTGTATTGACTGAGGAGGACATTTGATTAATGTAGCAAAGAGGAGACGGACAGGTGTTTATTGGCTCTTTTGCACAAGAATCAGAGACAGCCTTTCTATCCAGATACCTGTACACCTTGTGCATGTCAATAAAAAAGGAGGCTGCAGGGTTGGCTGCTGCAGTTTAATCGTCTTGTGCTAATGGCTAATGCAGCCttaaacactggaaaaaatcAGCTGGCAGTACAGCTAGCATGCCAAAGACTAGAGGCTCACAAAAAGACTCTTTCTGTCATTCTATTTTGGGTCTGGTTTAGCAACACTATTTTCTAGACTTGCTTAAATGCATTTGGCTTTTTATGTGAAACTAATTCACCATAAATCTCCAGGTCACAACTGAAGCCAAATCAGGAAAATATTTCTGAGGACATACTTGTCTCGTTGCCAACATCATGTTTCCTGTTTAGGCTTTTCCATTGGTCTTTTGTTTGTTCCCTCCAGTTACGCCTaaaaaaagatcacaaaatGAAGGTCgagtttttgtatttactgGTAAACTACAATGCGAAGATGGTAGTTCATTACACTGTGAGTGGCCACGTAGCGTACATCATTTGGTTTTACTGTTCTTACATCACCGTGACGTCTCTGTGTGGATGTAAAAAGTGTATGAATAAAGCACTAAATGTGTCATCCATTTCAGCACTTCTAACCAAGATGTTCCCAATCCCAAAACCGGATTTCcagcatgttttctgtgttgaaaTCATATATCAAACATTGATCTAACCCCTGGTTAAAATCTCACTAGTTTATGTGTAGGACGTGTTCACTTTCATCAATTTGTTAATTGCTGAAGACTTGCATCCATTTTTGTCTTCCGCTGGACTTtctaaaaaggcaaaaacacagaaaatctgaCTCAAAGCATCAGTGATTCTACTTCCCTTCCCATGAAGtacagttaaatattaaaagcgTGGGAAGAGCCTTAGGTGTGGAATTAAACTTTAGATTGGAGCTTGCTTGAAACCAGGCAGCCAAGAGAAGAGTTTGTGTTGGATTACTAGTGTTatgcaataataaaaaaagaacatctgTTTCAAATGGAAATTCAGCGACTGTGCTGGGGTAAGCGTGCTCTGATTCAGTGTGGTTGGGTTCGCATGCAGGGGAATAATTTAGTCTGCCTGCTTTTCATGCAGCATTTCATATACAACTTCTACACAACCTCTAAATGTCAGCGTATTCATCATATCAACATTAAAGTCAgagctgaatttaaaaaaatctgacttttgattttttgtcATACTGTTATGCGGCATGATGCACTGCATAGTTCCTGTGATATGAACAGagtcactatttttttttttctcccccaaaaAGCAGATCAAAAGAGTTGCAAATTGTTGATGACGGATGattatgtaataaataaatgtgtccTTATTGCTCTCTGTCATAGGTAAACTGTTCGCTAGCTTCGCGGACACAACACTTTAtacaacttaaaaacatgacatcttCCTTCACACCACTTATGTTTTTTACTTATTCTGCTGACAGTTCTATGTGACCTCTTTAAACTCTGTGTGGCGAAGGACAGCGGGTTGCAGGGGTTGGTTACAACCTGTCAGAGCCGGAGTGGCTCATTGCTGCCTTCCATATTAAAATTTGTAATACTTTATGCATTTTACTCCATTTGTATCTGTATAATTATTATACAAGTAACCTGATcagattgatttattttttgctgtctGCTCATGGCTGTGTGCCAGAATGCTTCACCCATATGATGTTGAGTGGACACAGCTCTTGCCTCTCAAATGTACAAAGTCTAGCCACACAGACTGAGATGTTGTTGCACCACAGACAGATCCTGGTTATGCTTCAAATCATTCATAATCAGGTTAATCCTTGACTAAGCCTTTGTATATGGGATGTAGAGGTAGCTATGCTTGTCCTTGTACCTACAgaattctatatttttccacatttgacGTGATGGCCAAACAGTAATCCTTTAAATTGTCAATATTAGAAATGGGGTTAAAGGAGTGGGTTTTTGGCTCAAAGATAGAAATGTGGTAAAAGTGATTGCAGCCGTGACTCTATGTGTCTCCCTGGtaaaagaaaggggggggggcacaacaATCTCCCTGCCATAGTTTGAGGGCAACATCACTGAGCTTGCATGCTAAAATGGCAGGGAATTAACTCTTGAAATACATCTGTTTTGGACTTGAAAGGACACAACTGACGAATATTTAGACTGGATGCTAAGTAAGTAGCATTGCTAATGCTAGCTGATGAACGAAGACGAAGTAGACACAAGGGAGTCTGTGGGTCCAGTGTCTGGAGTTTGTCATGATTCGAGTAACAAGCTGTAAAATTGATAAT from the Xiphias gladius isolate SHS-SW01 ecotype Sanya breed wild chromosome 23, ASM1685928v1, whole genome shotgun sequence genome contains:
- the tsc22d3 gene encoding TSC22 domain family protein 3 isoform X2, whose translation is MSTEMFAKTPMEVAVYQLHNFSISFFSSLLGGDVVSVKLDNSASGASVVAIDNKIEQAMDLVKNHLMYAVREEVEILKEQIKELAEKNNQLERENYLLKNLASPEQLEKFQSRIPTDVLLPLDNQSAQVTPDQHHHQQQLQQLQQLQQQQQQQQQTCQHSTGSAV
- the tsc22d3 gene encoding TSC22 domain family protein 3 isoform X1 — encoded protein: MSDDDCRSPIGLDCCSCCLDLANGCDDSMSGSPAKGLGTTGGLPGSPTSPSVNHFRQLRNQLMYQNLNTDKLNNIMRQDSLESVVRDPCFLLNEGICNSNIDQTMLSILLFFHSASGASVVAIDNKIEQAMDLVKNHLMYAVREEVEILKEQIKELAEKNNQLERENYLLKNLASPEQLEKFQSRIPTDVLLPLDNQSAQVTPDQHHHQQQLQQLQQLQQQQQQQQQTCQHSTGSAV